CCATCTATGGCCGCGCGGTAGTCTTCCGGTCCATAGCGCTGGCGCAGGGCGTCGAACCCCTCCAGCCAGGGATAGCTCAGCTCAGACGTGTCCCAGAGATGCTGATGTCCGTCGATGATTTGCAATGAATTCCTCCTGTTTCACTGTGCCGCTCACGCCAATCATTTCGAGGCGGCAGGCAAGACGCCAGCCAAAGACGCCAGCCAAACTTCTTCGCTCCTCATGCGTTTTATTCCGATGCGCCGAAACTGGTGTAGATCGTCTCGATCCATCGTGCTTCCGGAACGAAGTCGCTCGCGTATCCAGCCCATTTCTCCGGCAGGCCCGCGGCCTTGATTTCGTCGAGCGTTTTTCCCTCTGCCATCATGGCGCGGACGGATTCGATGGTCGCTACGAGCATATCGTGGTAGGCCTGCAAAGCCACGCGGTCTCCCAGGTCGCCATGGCCGGGAATCACACGCGTATCCGGTCCGATCATCGAAAGCACTTGGCCGATGTTCCGTTCCAGTCCGGCGACCGTGCCGCCGCTGCCGAGATCCACGAAGGGGAAACGGCCGTTGAAGAAGGTATCCCCCATGTGGATTACGTCCGACCCCGTGAAATATACATAGCTGTCGGTATCCGTGTGCCCGTCCGGTATATGCACCAGCCTGATCTCTTCCCCGTTGAAATGGACCGACACCTCCTCGTCGAAGGTGATCACCGGCCAGCCGTCCTCTACCATGGCGGGGATGGTTCGATCCCCGCGCTGCTGCGGTGTGGAAACCCGCTTGCGGACGTTGGTGTGGGCGACGATAGTCGCTTCAAGGCCGAAGATCGGGTTGCCGCCTACATGATCACCGTGGAAATGGGTGTTCAGGACAAACTTGAGCGGGCCGGCATGCAGGCCTCGGAGGGCCGACTTGATCTTGTCGGCCAGCGGTGCGTACTGATCATCGACGATCAGAATGCCGTCATCACCGACCGATACCCCGATGTTACCCCCGCTACCCGTGAGCATGTAGATGTTTCCCACGACAGGATGGGCTTCGACGACGACCTCGTCCCAGTTCCGCTGCGCATCGACCTGACCGCTCACGGCCAGAACGGAGAACAGCAACGAAAAACATCCGGGTGTTCGTTTCATTTTCCTGACTCCCTTATGGGCGGTTTCTAATGGTCCGGCAGCGTCCGGATCCATGATGCATGGACGCCGGCATACGGACTCCATCTATTCGACGTAACAAGGGTAAGGGGAACCAGACGGGTTGTCACGGAATAACGTAATCCTGTCAGCCTGTCTCGCGGTAGAATATCTCCGCGGTCTTACAGGTTACGAATAAGGCGCCCAACATGAGGACGAGGAAGAGATACATGGGCCACTCCGGCGCGAACCACCACGCCAGCGCGAAGAAGACGGCGCTTATGCAAGTGCCGGGCAGCACCATCTTGTTGTACGCGACCTTGAACAGGACAAGGACGCATAACCCGAAGAACCCTTTCAGGATCAATCCCCAGAATGTCCCCGGCAGCGCCAGAATCAGGACGACGCAAAAGCAGATGAACAGCAGCAGTACGACAGGGAGTAAACGGTTCATGTGTTCGTCCTGCTAGGGAGAAACCGTCTCCCCATTCCAGTCGGACGGAAATGGCTGGTACTCTGCGTGCGGATAGGGTTCGGACGAGGTATCGATATTACCCGTGTCGAGCCTTCGGCCGGCAACGGAAACCGTGGTATCTTGGGTAGCCAGCCAGTCGAGGAACTCCCACGCCGCTATGACGTTGATTCCGAAATTCTCGTGGCGCTCGATGCGCGCCAGTTCTATCCCCTCCTCTTCTCCTTCTTCGGGTGGCAATTCGATCGGAGTTGCAAGGCTCCCGAAATTTACCGCGATGATGTACCCTTCGTGGTCGAAGACCGGACTACCGCTCGTGCCGCCGATAGTCGCCAGGTTGTACTCGATCAACCGGGCCGTGTTTCGTGGGAATTCCAGGAAGTCCTCGTTATAGAATGGCCGCAGGGCGCTGATC
This genomic interval from Gemmatimonadota bacterium contains the following:
- a CDS encoding MBL fold metallo-hydrolase; this encodes MKRTPGCFSLLFSVLAVSGQVDAQRNWDEVVVEAHPVVGNIYMLTGSGGNIGVSVGDDGILIVDDQYAPLADKIKSALRGLHAGPLKFVLNTHFHGDHVGGNPIFGLEATIVAHTNVRKRVSTPQQRGDRTIPAMVEDGWPVITFDEEVSVHFNGEEIRLVHIPDGHTDTDSYVYFTGSDVIHMGDTFFNGRFPFVDLGSGGTVAGLERNIGQVLSMIGPDTRVIPGHGDLGDRVALQAYHDMLVATIESVRAMMAEGKTLDEIKAAGLPEKWAGYASDFVPEARWIETIYTSFGASE